A single uncultured Methanolobus sp. DNA region contains:
- a CDS encoding metal-dependent hydrolase: MDNFVLTWIGHACFRIDVDDTMILIDPFITGNPSAKVKADELCPDIIAVTHGHWDHLGDTVEIAKRTGCTVVCIHELSQYLKSKGVKTEGMNIGGTVKMGDISFTMTDARHSSSIDEAGREIDGGRAAGFVIKTGERSIYHSGDTGLFGDMALISRLYSPEIVLLPIGGRYTMGPEDAALAVEMLRPRMVVPMHYNTFEGIAQDCQYFVSLVKTVSDAAVLIMEIDYPIIL, translated from the coding sequence ATGGATAATTTTGTACTTACCTGGATCGGTCATGCATGTTTCAGGATAGATGTGGATGATACTATGATCCTTATCGATCCTTTCATAACAGGGAATCCATCAGCAAAGGTCAAAGCAGATGAACTCTGTCCGGATATTATTGCAGTTACCCATGGACATTGGGATCATCTTGGCGATACTGTGGAAATCGCTAAAAGGACAGGATGTACGGTTGTCTGCATACATGAACTGTCCCAGTACCTGAAGTCAAAAGGCGTTAAGACCGAAGGGATGAACATAGGCGGGACAGTTAAGATGGGTGATATAAGTTTTACAATGACGGATGCCAGACATTCTTCTTCCATTGATGAGGCTGGAAGGGAGATAGATGGCGGCAGAGCTGCAGGTTTTGTTATAAAGACAGGTGAAAGGTCTATCTATCATTCAGGTGATACCGGACTTTTTGGCGATATGGCACTTATATCCAGACTTTACAGTCCTGAAATTGTTCTTCTTCCGATAGGAGGACGCTATACCATGGGTCCGGAAGATGCCGCACTGGCAGTGGAGATGTTGCGCCCAAGAATGGTTGTACCAATGCATTACAATACCTTTGAGGGTATTGCACAGGACTGTCAGTATTTTGTAAGTCTTGTAAAAACGGTGTCTGATGCAGCGGTACTAATTATGGAAATCGACTACCCAATTATTTTATAA
- a CDS encoding HAMP domain-containing sensor histidine kinase — MEYGFTDLVNVGELRELMDGFCKDYSISYTVLDSLNNTVLFLPGDHLVPCNRDSTFRCSMSNGLDCRKEKTNSTVNVEHNTKTYHLYQCNHELMHVTFPFVFEGRHIASIFIGPFLQEDYLGCSGVVCDVPVLSNSDLEMFVSRICKFLDLLVNAGKLNLKLRNYEARLIDYEKELSSSREKLSSLDQMKKELISIFSHEMRTPLSIIKGYNELLYDGLLGPVCNAQTEALDKSLLNITKLERIVDSLHYMGVDHSDTHIYDFLPLNLSDLVETTLVHSARAIREKNLKLHSEFPDDMPVIHGDSKKLFHALSYLLDNAIKFSPEGSTISITARQEDGRLYLSIRDNGVGIAEENISRIFDDFYQGDSSLIRKYSGMGLGLNICQRIINCHQGNIRVESRINEGSTFHIDLPLMFPEEHVFFQAE, encoded by the coding sequence ATGGAGTATGGATTTACTGACCTTGTAAATGTAGGAGAGCTACGTGAGCTCATGGACGGTTTCTGCAAGGATTACAGTATATCTTATACCGTGCTTGATTCTTTGAATAACACCGTTCTGTTCTTACCGGGGGATCATTTAGTTCCATGCAACAGGGACAGTACCTTCAGGTGTTCAATGTCTAATGGACTTGATTGCAGAAAAGAAAAAACGAACAGCACGGTAAACGTTGAGCATAACACAAAAACCTATCACCTGTATCAATGTAATCATGAACTGATGCATGTCACATTTCCATTTGTCTTTGAGGGAAGGCACATTGCCTCCATATTTATCGGCCCTTTCCTTCAGGAAGATTATCTTGGTTGCTCAGGAGTCGTGTGTGATGTGCCTGTACTATCAAATTCTGACCTGGAGATGTTCGTATCAAGGATATGCAAGTTCCTTGATCTGCTGGTGAATGCAGGTAAGCTCAACTTAAAGCTCAGGAATTATGAAGCACGTCTAATCGATTACGAAAAAGAACTTTCTTCCAGCCGGGAAAAACTAAGTTCTCTGGATCAGATGAAAAAAGAACTCATATCCATCTTCAGTCATGAGATGAGAACTCCCCTGTCAATTATCAAAGGTTACAACGAACTTCTTTATGACGGCCTCCTGGGGCCTGTTTGCAATGCACAGACCGAGGCACTTGACAAATCCCTTCTTAATATTACCAAGCTTGAAAGAATAGTCGACTCTCTTCATTATATGGGCGTGGACCACTCTGATACTCATATCTATGATTTCCTTCCCCTGAACCTTTCTGACCTGGTGGAAACAACTCTGGTACACTCTGCACGTGCAATAAGAGAAAAGAACCTGAAATTGCACTCCGAGTTTCCTGATGATATGCCGGTCATTCATGGAGACAGTAAAAAGCTGTTCCATGCATTGAGCTATTTGCTGGACAATGCAATAAAATTCTCTCCCGAAGGAAGTACAATATCTATAACAGCACGACAGGAAGATGGTCGCCTGTATCTGAGCATCAGGGATAACGGGGTAGGTATTGCTGAAGAGAATATTTCACGGATATTTGATGACTTTTACCAGGGTGACAGTTCCCTTATAAGAAAATATTCAGGCATGGGACTGGGACTTAATATCTGCCAGAGAATTATCAATTGCCACCAGGGCAATATCCGTGTCGAGAGCAGAATTAACGAAGGATCGACCTTCCATATTGATCTGCCTTTGATGTTCCCAGAAGAACATGTCTTTTTTCAGGCTGAATGA
- a CDS encoding sodium:solute symporter family protein produces the protein MALSTPVLGVIILIYLMVIFYLGWLGYKKTKETEDYMVAGRKIHPYILALSYGATFISTSAIVGFGGAAGALGMGLLWLAFMNIFVGIFIAFVVFGSKTRRMGLNLKAVTFPELLGRRFQSRFIQGFSGALIGIFMPLYAGIVLIGGARFLESTLAIDYDIAVLILTVIVAAYVITGGLIAVMYTDALQGTLMFIGMVFLLVFTYAKLGGVTAAHSALTAMNDLVPESLAAGGHLGWTSMPAFGSPIWWTLVSTLVLGVGVGVVAQPQLAVRFMTVKNDTALNRAVLVGGPFILMMTGVAFTVGALSNAYFYQTLGKISVVVAGGNTDLIMPEFINSAMPSTFVVLFMLTLLAAAMSTLSSQFHTMGTSIGHDFYREYLKKGELGQTINITKAAIAFTILASVVLAYILPISIIARATAIFFGLCAAAFLPMYTGALFWKRMTKEGAIASLLVGTFSSLFWLAFVHKSEAVPLGICKMIFGVDTILSGTWTVVDPILVATPIAFIVAIVVSLMTKPTPQEHLDTCYK, from the coding sequence ATGGCACTCAGTACACCAGTTCTCGGAGTAATAATACTGATCTACCTCATGGTGATCTTTTACCTCGGATGGCTTGGATACAAGAAAACAAAAGAAACCGAAGACTACATGGTAGCCGGAAGAAAAATTCATCCTTATATTCTCGCACTGTCATATGGTGCAACATTTATCAGTACTTCAGCCATAGTCGGTTTTGGTGGAGCTGCCGGTGCCCTTGGTATGGGACTTTTGTGGCTCGCATTCATGAACATTTTTGTTGGAATATTCATCGCATTCGTAGTATTCGGTTCAAAGACCCGCCGTATGGGATTAAATCTTAAAGCCGTCACATTCCCTGAGCTTCTCGGAAGGCGTTTCCAGTCAAGGTTCATCCAGGGATTCTCAGGAGCACTTATTGGCATATTCATGCCGCTTTATGCAGGTATTGTACTTATCGGAGGGGCAAGGTTCCTTGAATCAACCCTCGCTATAGACTATGACATTGCCGTTCTTATTCTCACAGTTATCGTCGCCGCTTATGTGATCACAGGCGGACTTATCGCAGTTATGTACACAGACGCTCTTCAGGGAACCCTCATGTTCATTGGAATGGTATTCCTTCTGGTATTCACATATGCTAAACTTGGAGGAGTCACTGCAGCTCATTCGGCACTCACAGCCATGAACGACCTTGTACCTGAAAGTCTTGCAGCCGGAGGACATCTTGGATGGACTTCCATGCCTGCATTCGGCTCGCCGATATGGTGGACACTGGTCTCAACACTGGTACTCGGTGTCGGAGTTGGTGTAGTTGCACAGCCACAGCTTGCAGTGAGGTTCATGACCGTAAAGAACGACACAGCACTCAACAGGGCCGTACTTGTTGGTGGACCTTTCATCCTCATGATGACAGGTGTTGCTTTCACAGTCGGTGCACTCTCAAATGCATACTTCTACCAGACCCTAGGCAAGATATCAGTTGTCGTTGCAGGTGGCAACACTGACCTTATCATGCCGGAGTTTATCAACAGTGCCATGCCAAGTACCTTTGTGGTTCTGTTCATGCTGACACTTCTTGCAGCAGCAATGTCAACTCTCAGTTCACAGTTCCACACAATGGGAACATCCATAGGACATGACTTCTACCGTGAGTACCTGAAAAAGGGTGAACTCGGACAGACCATCAACATAACAAAGGCAGCGATTGCATTCACCATCCTTGCAAGTGTCGTGCTTGCATACATACTCCCAATCAGTATCATCGCCCGTGCAACAGCTATCTTCTTTGGTCTTTGTGCAGCAGCATTCCTTCCAATGTACACAGGAGCCCTGTTCTGGAAGCGTATGACAAAGGAAGGAGCAATTGCAAGTCTGCTTGTTGGAACATTCAGCAGTCTTTTCTGGCTTGCTTTCGTTCACAAATCAGAAGCAGTACCGCTTGGAATATGCAAGATGATCTTTGGTGTTGACACGATCCTCTCAGGAACATGGACTGTCGTAGATCCGATACTTGTAGCTACACCAATTGCGTTCATAGTTGCAATAGTTGTCAGTCTTATGACAAAGCCAACACCGCAGGAACACCTTGATACCTGTTACAAGTAA
- a CDS encoding symporter small accessory protein, producing the protein MLGIDDPQIWLAYILCFVSAIGCIIYGALKWNDDSDDGEVD; encoded by the coding sequence ATGCTTGGAATAGATGACCCGCAAATATGGCTGGCTTATATACTCTGTTTTGTAAGCGCCATTGGCTGCATTATATATGGAGCCCTAAAATGGAACGACGATTCCGATGACGGAGAGGTGGACTAA
- a CDS encoding DUF86 domain-containing protein — MREYRLFLTNIIEAVDEIEDFTSGMEFTDFLNDKKTRKAVVKNVEIIGEAAKNVPDEIKASYPEVPWRVIAGMRDRLAHGYFGIDYEIV; from the coding sequence ATGCGTGAATACCGGTTGTTTTTAACTAACATTATTGAAGCTGTTGATGAGATCGAAGATTTCACATCAGGAATGGAATTCACGGATTTTCTAAACGATAAAAAAACCCGCAAAGCAGTTGTGAAAAATGTAGAGATCATTGGTGAAGCTGCAAAGAATGTACCGGACGAGATTAAAGCAAGTTATCCTGAGGTTCCGTGGCGTGTGATTGCCGGTATGCGGGACCGCTTAGCTCATGGTTATTTCGGAATCGATTATGAGATTGTGTAG
- a CDS encoding nucleotidyltransferase family protein, with protein sequence MIKKDIILGRLDELLPELKKNYKIKEIGLFDSVVRNEYKTNDDIDFLVEFEKGADLFDLSALGIFLEDEFGSKADIVSKRAVRDELKKQIFSEVVYAHA encoded by the coding sequence ATGATTAAAAAAGATATTATTCTGGGAAGACTGGATGAGCTGCTTCCGGAATTAAAAAAGAACTACAAAATAAAGGAAATAGGCCTTTTTGATTCGGTAGTGAGAAATGAATACAAAACCAATGACGATATTGACTTCCTTGTTGAATTTGAGAAAGGTGCAGATCTTTTTGATCTCTCAGCCCTTGGAATTTTTCTTGAAGACGAGTTCGGGTCAAAGGCAGATATTGTCTCGAAACGTGCCGTAAGAGATGAATTGAAGAAACAGATTTTTTCAGAAGTAGTTTACGCGCATGCATAA
- a CDS encoding GyrI-like domain-containing protein, with translation MEERTVAYVSFVGNYLGNAEVFAGLFGKLYNWAAPRQEQLLHPDTVMLSAYYDDPAVTPPDELKLEVCMSIPEDAEVDGEVKKKKLPGGKYVLLGVELTGPEEYAAAWEKIVEWLIRNKLEIDMSRASYEVYLNDPQEHPKGHHIVDICMPVSG, from the coding sequence TTGGAAGAACGAACAGTGGCTTATGTCTCTTTCGTGGGGAATTATCTTGGAAACGCTGAAGTGTTTGCAGGTTTATTCGGTAAACTCTACAACTGGGCTGCTCCCAGACAGGAACAACTATTGCATCCGGATACCGTTATGCTCTCGGCTTACTATGACGATCCGGCAGTAACGCCACCAGATGAGCTTAAACTTGAAGTCTGCATGAGCATTCCCGAAGATGCGGAAGTTGACGGTGAGGTCAAAAAGAAAAAACTTCCCGGCGGGAAGTATGTTTTACTTGGAGTGGAACTCACCGGACCGGAAGAATATGCTGCTGCCTGGGAAAAGATAGTTGAATGGCTTATCAGGAATAAACTTGAAATTGACATGTCAAGAGCAAGTTATGAGGTCTATCTTAATGATCCGCAAGAGCATCCGAAAGGGCATCATATTGTGGATATCTGTATGCCTGTTTCAGGCTAA